From one Xiphophorus hellerii strain 12219 chromosome 18, Xiphophorus_hellerii-4.1, whole genome shotgun sequence genomic stretch:
- the LOC116707946 gene encoding spectrin beta chain, non-erythrocytic 1-like, with protein MANASPDLDNAEAQRQLNNNNRPISSGFWETECTSAKLFECSRIKALADERDAVQKKTFTKWVNSHLARVSCRISDLYNDLRDGYMLTRLLEVLSGELLPRPTRGRMRIHSLENVDKALQFLKEQRVHLENVGSHDIVDGNHRLTLGLIWTIILRFQIQVIK; from the exons ATGGCTAATGCCTCTCCAGACCTGGACAATGCAGAAGCCCAGCGCCagctcaacaacaacaaccgaCCAATCAGCTCCGGGTTCTGGGAGACCGAGTGCACCAGCGCCAAACTGTTCGAGTGCTCCCGCATCAAGGCTCtggcag ATGAGAGAGATGCAGTGCAGAAGAAAACCTTCACAAAGTGGGTCAACTCCCACCTGGCCAGAGTGTCCTGTCGCATATCTGACCTCTACAACGACCTTAGGGATGGCTACATGCTCACCAGACTGCTGGAGGTTCTCAGTGGGGAGCTACTG CCGAGACCTACGAGGGGTCGTATGCGGATCCACAGCCTGGAAAACGTGGACAAAGCTCTGCAGTTCCTGAAAGAGCAGAGAGTTCATCTGGAAAACGTCGGTTCCCACGACATTGTGGATGGAAACCATCGCCTCACGCTCGGCCTTATCTGGACCATCATCCTTCGCTTTCAG ATCCAGGTGATCAAatag
- the LOC116707592 gene encoding flavin reductase (NADPH)-like: MSESIKNVAIFGATGMTGLATLPQAVAAGYSVTVLVRDASKLPADHKASRVVVGDVLNKDDVRTTLEGQDAVIIILGTRSDLSPTTMMSEGTKNIMEAMKARGIRKVIGCMSAFLLWDRAKVPPRLVPVTEDHDRMYTVLKTSGLDYVAVMPPHIASDLPLTERYMATENMLKGRAISKHDLGHFFVKCLSTSEWDRKTVGVWGEYK, translated from the exons ATGTCGGAGTCCATAAAGAATGTCGCGATATTTGGAGCCACGGGAATGACCGGGCTGGCGACGCTGCCGCAAGCCGTGGCTGCAG gATACAGCGTGACCGTCCTGGTGCGGGACGCATCCAAGCTGCCGGCGGACCACAAGGCGTCCAGAGTGGTGGTGGGTGACGTCCTGAATAAAGACGACGTGAGGACGACTCTGGAAGGCCAGGACGCAGTCATCATCATCCTGGGAACCAGGAGTGACCTCA GCCCAACCACCATGATGTCTGAAGGCACCAAGAACATCATGGAGGCCATGAAGGCACGAGGAATCCGCAAAGTCATCGGCTGCATGTCAG CGTTCCTCCTGTGGGATCGCGCCAAAGTCCCGCCTCGTCTGGTCCCAGTGACGGAGGATCATGACCGGATGTACACGGTTCTGAAAACGTCCGGGCTCGACTACGTGGCTGTTATGCCTCCTCACATTGCCA GCGACCTTCCTCTGACGGAGCGCTACATGGCGACAGAAAACATGCTTAAAGGACGAGCCATCTCCAAGCACGATCTGGGACATTTCTTTGTCAAGTGTCTGTCCACATCGGAGTGGGACAGAAAGACTGTGGGAGTCTGGGGAGAATACAAATAA